Within the Hevea brasiliensis isolate MT/VB/25A 57/8 chromosome 2, ASM3005281v1, whole genome shotgun sequence genome, the region TGAtagattatattaaaaatttaataaaattactattaaaattataaaaaaaaaataataataatttataactatttaaaacaatgatttttacttattataaaaatataattaaaatattaatttatgctATAGCAATGGAAGTCGACATAGCAGTTTTCAAATTTTTGTCAGAAGTTTGATTAAAATATCCTTCTCCTTTGGAGTGAAGATACGTAGTATTGTATAGATGAAGAACGTTATAAGCTCTCATTTAGATAAACTACATTTTCACAGTAAGGCTTTATGACGTTTGGGGCATGTGAATAAGGATGGAACAGGATGAGTTTCTACGGATATTCCATTCCATCATACTTTGAtaggattggtttggatagtataTTATTAAGTTTGAAACGGATTtagatttgaaaaattattaagttCCAGTCGGTTTAAGTTTTACACATTGAGCATCAGTTATCCaaactcatttatataaatacttaattaaatataaaatatatttttttacaataatatttataaattttatatttttattttaaataaaatagaatataaatattttataaatttattaaattttaaaatataaattattagtaaaaaataaatttttatgtaaattattaattaaaatatataaaattaaatgagtttaatattcttcaaataataataatcagaTTTGAAATAGATTtagataattaataataaattttaattgaatttaatatgaatttaaattttaaaaatattaattaaatcgaGTTCAAACAGATTATTTTAACaagtagaaaaataaaaataaaaaattcctcAATTAATTATTTCCACCATGCTCTTCCTTATACCGTGATATTTACAGCGGGTAAATGtcactaaatattttaaaatttaattttattacaattgttAACCAAATTATAACAAACTGAAATTTGATGATTGTAATAAAAATCGATGCAAAGTTTAACTAATGatcattaattgattaattaatttcacaaaaaatatttttttacattatttagtgtttaacattaaaaaaataattaacacaagatattttttaagagaaaattaagtaaggaaaataattttttattttttagactttaataattttattaaactgtaaaaacatatatatatatatatataacataccattaatttaatattccaatcacataataaaaaaatattttatataaaaaatatttttcatatataaattattttacaaaGCTTTAAAGTACTTGACATTCACCCTTAATTTAGTTAATGTTATCGGTGTAAGGGGGAAAAACTTATATATACTTGATTTGTCATAAACCTATAATATAAATATGCAAattgattttatatattttatatatgaattttaatatatattgaatttataataaatcagatctaaataaaaatttttctgtGTGCAACTAAGAATTATCATCCTAATATAAAAAGAGTTTAATTAGCATTCAGCTCATGACCTGCTGGAGTACATGCTTAGACAGAAAATTAAAGTAAAAGAGAAGAATTAAATGGTAATACACTTGTTGAGATATAAAAATGGGCATGATTGGCACAGGTGATAACCTGGCTCTATTACTAATAAAATTTGATttatcaagaaaaaaaaaggtaCAGTGACAATACAAGGATTGGATCATTCACAACCACTAGATAAAACTTCACTATTCACCGGAAAGAATAAGGAAATTAGGTACGCTAGAAGGAACCCTGATTACCTATTCATGTTAGATACTTTGCCAAATTCAATATATATGTATAAGGACACCCTTAGAAATGtggggagaaagagagagaaggaaagaaaataaagaaagaaagaaagagaaatgaGCATGGTTGTCATCATTTCTCTTCAAACTTCTTTCTTGAAAGCCTTAGGATcgaaggcagagatgttaatcATATCATAGGGGAAGTATATATAATCATCTTCCTGTAATTACAAAGAGAGCAATAGCTAGCAGCCTAGCACACAcataggaagagagagagagagaggttttCTTATATTGTATATTGAATCTTATTTTTGAGAAgctggaaaaaaaagaaaaaagaaaataaggaacagaAAATAAATAATTCAAGTCAGAAAGAGGGCATGGAGATGGGTTACTCATGCtgtctttctttcttttcaaggttACTTTATAAGAAGGAAACTTGAAAGAGTAAAGAGCAAAACTAAGAAAAGTGGCTAGCTACCCAAAAGCAACAAGGTATGTGTGTGTCACCTGAACTACTGTTTATTTGAATAGAGCGTGAGGGAGATTCCTGGATCAAGTTATGGCTAGatagttgttaaaattttagttacTCATCTTGGGATTTTCAAGCCCCTTTAAAAAATCTTGTCATTATGGAGTCTGCTAATCTCCATCACCAGCATCATCAGCTTCAAGGCCAGCTTGTTGGGTCTTCTTCTTTAACTGCCCCGTCTGGAGATGGAGCTGGAAGCCCTCATGCTTGGACCCAAAACATTACTTTGTGAGTTCTCTCTTCCCACTCTCTGAAACTCTCTAAGCTTTGTAAAATGAATTTAGCTGTTCCCAGTACAATCATGAATCAACTTTTGGATTTGGaatctgctttttttttttttttttttttttgtattagtTTCCTTACCCTTTTCTTTTTTGATTTGATGTTCATCCAATCAGAAATTTTTCAAGAGGTGAAAACCAGCTGCAtgttaattgggtttttgttaaatTATCAAATGATTCTATTTCAACTGAAGGATTATTTGTTGTTTCATACAGCAGAATTTCCATTGATGCAAACTTCACACCATAGCATAGTTCCACACATATAGCAGTTTAACAGAAACTACATAGACATCTATTTTCTTTCTGCGTCTTATTTTCAGCTGTGctagtttcttcttcttcttcttcttcttcttcttttgtagTTTCTAGGGTttgttgattcaattccttttattaaatctttttcttttatatataattttttgcccttttctttaaattttcaggAGTAGTGGTAACTTCAATCCTAACTGTAATGGTGTATCCTTAAATCCAAGGCAGaaaaatgaatttttaatcccTCCTCTCAACAGTTCCATGATCCAGGATTTGGGCTTCCCTTGGAATAGTAATGCAGGGTGCTTCACCAACCAGTCTGCTCATGACCTACAGCTTGTAAAAATCAAACAAGAATTGTCAGAATCTTTCCCCAAATTTACAGAGATGCTAAACAATCCATCGACTGTTGAAGATTCCCATCTATCTTCCACAAGCTACATTAAAGATGAGGAAAAAGATATGACTGATCTAAGCGAGAAGCTCTTGCTCAAGACCATTTCTTCTGGTTTTCCGATCAATGGGCATCAGTTTTCGCCTGCACAAATTTACTCTACCGCTCATGACTGTTCTAACCTTGGAAATTCCATACCCAGAAGAGGGAACTTTAGCCAGATATATCCGAGTATAAACATTTCAAACTTGAACCGATCAACACCATCGATCTCAGGCTCCTTTGACATGAACTTGCAGGCCTTGGATCTCTTAAATTCTACAAGATTTAGTAGGAGTTTTGGTGAGCCTTCTCATGATAATCTTGGCATATATAAAGACAGCATTTCTTACGGTCCTGATCGTATGCAAATGCCATCATGTAGCCCTAGTAAAGtgagttcttcctcttcttcttcttatatGGCCATGCCAGCAGAATAGTTATGATTATGGCAGCTAGCTATGGATGCAttaatcatgaaaataaaattgaaaagatGAAACCCTTTACTATAAAACTTTTTCTTTAGCAAATGGTTAAGGAGCCAAAAGAAAAGCTTCTCTTTTTGATACACATGCAAGAGGTAGCTCCTTCAGCTTTAAACACTAATCTCTTTGTCAGAAGAATCAGTCTTTATTATGATTTTTAAAAGAATGACTTTTATAGTGATCATTCCACTAATATTTTTGGTCCTTGAATTTCGAAGGCATCTTCCTTCACTACCAACAAAATATCGGAGGCAAAGAGGCCCAGCAACAGCTTGATGGAGCCAAAGGCAACACAAGCTGTAACCAAGAAATCGCGATTGGAGTCACGCGCTTCCTGCCCTCCCTTTAAGGTGCAATCTATTTACACGTAGTTGCTACTGTGATGGCCATTTCATAGAgcacaaattaattttattcacttGGAATTTTGATCGAACAGGTTAGGAAAGAGAAATTAGGAGATAGAATTGCAGCTTTGCAGCAGCTGGTTGCACCCTTTGGCAAGGTAATTAGTTGATCCGTGTCCCTGcttatttatagaaatttttgTCATAATATATATGATagaatttatacataaaataaatgagaCTATCATATTTTATAAGTCagtccaaaaaattattattttaataaataatagtaaattagataaattttttattattttttaattgatgAGCTAGGACAGTAATGATTGATGGGGAAGTGGCTCCACTTGGGTTTAAATTTGGGACTAAAACATCAGTAAGTGTgctttattataaattaataattgattTAAAAATGTATTAACGTGTGTGTGTTTTGGAGAATATTTGCAGACAGACACAGCATCCGTTCTAATGGAGGCTATTGGATATATAAAATTCCTTCAAAACCAGGTCGAGGTATTTTCACCTTCCCATCTTTCTCCTTGCTAAGGTTTCGAGAGatgccttatatatatatatatatatatatatatatatatatatatatatatatatatatagtacaaATAGTCTGACATTGAATATGATATTGCATCACATTCCTAAACTATAATATAAAATCTTTGAACCGTGAAattttatgaaatgaaatttttttaataattaatttatataatttaggaTAGTAATAATATAGATAAGTCTCTTTTCTCGATATGACAGCAGTAAAGTCGactataatttttttcataaattcaTCAATGAAACACTAAATATGTAACAATTAATTAAACGGATTTTACTTCCAAAAAAAATAGTAATTATAAATGTTATGATTAGTCTGAATTATTCATATCAACTTGTTATTTATAAATTAAGGGTTAAAATGATTTTATtgtataaaattttaaagttgaatagttttatattacacttttaaatttagaaatatttttattacaaaccTAAAATTTAGAcaacaattcttaaaatttattcaGTCATATTCCAATAGTTTTGAAGATGGGTACAAtgcaattaaatttattaaaattatctttaaaattattgaagttgaaattagaATATGAatagaattaaaaaaatcaaaatttaaatttcaaacatTAATTActtcaaattaaatttatatgatgtaaaatataattttttaatatgataataATGTTTTCCCAATCCATTACATCATAAtcataaaagaaaatattaactaattaattaagatgcaaagaatataaaagaaatttactTAAAAGACAATACATAGGTTTCTAATTATCTATTGATGTcaacataaaaatataatttttcttgaaaaataatttaagataGTATTTGGTATAAATGAATTCTAttaaattttgtgaaattcatttataaatttaaaattttaatgcttaatttaaataaaaattcatttgaaatttttaataatcaattctattgaatttattataattaaaccaaattccatcaaaattgatagaatttacgattgaattttaaacttaaaattatatatatttcaagtaacaaaattatcctcttattatatattattttattttattttatttatttatttcaaatacaaaattcatttcatttgaaatgaattctatatttaatataaaatataccaaacaaagaaattcaTTTGCAAATCAAATAAATTTTACTATAAAATTGAGCCAAATAGGATTTAAAACTTAATTCATTGGAACGGTGATgatgttaattaattattattactgtttgattataatatataaaattcatataaaatttattataatcaaTTGTCAAAAATATaacgattgtattaaataattttcTCATTTTACAAGGTTTCAGGATGATAAGGTTTATCAGATATAAATGGATTGTTTCATGTAAATCTTAGAGAGTTATCATCTCACATAACTAACAACTTATGGTTGATCTTAGGGCCGTAAATAAATCAAACTTTTTCAAGTTGTTCGAGACTTAATTCAACGCAATTTGATTCAATTCAATTAGTTTATAGAATAAATTGAGCTCGAGTTTTGTATTATTTGATTTGTTAAAACTTACAAGTCGACTTGTTTATAGGCTCACAAACTAACTCATTAAATAAATTGATAAGCAtacttatttataaaaatatttatattaattattatattttattatattataaatatttattattttattcattaaataaatttattttatttttgagctCGAGTTGGAGTTCAAAAAGATTTTGATAAATCAATATTAAACTcttcaaaattaaatttagttCGGTTAAATTCGTTTACACTCTACTTGATTCATCTCAACCAAAACCATATGTATTATGTTGCATTAACGTGTGTGTATGTATATATAAGTGCTAATGTGATTGAGATGAGATCAGCCATAACTGTTAGTTACATGAGATGATAATTCTGCAAGATAAACCTTATCACAGAAATAAATGgctaacttttcttttttttctttttttttttttttcttgttttggCAGACATTAAGCGTACCTTATATGAAGTCATCTCGGAACAAGACCAGCACCAGAACTACGCAAGCAGTAAGTGATTTTCAGAGCTCTTTAATTAAGcagaaaattttaaaacttatgGCTAAATGGAAAATCctaataaaaagaattaaatcattaaaaaaaaaaagcttctcCTTCTCAAAAcaactttgataattttattaaaatgcgaaaatacttatacataaatactataaatatatatcattagtttaacattataactaaaaaataaaaaatattgttatagaaaatattttccatatacaaattattttttcGAAAAAAATAGAgcctaatttaaatttaattcatcgtatatttaaaatataaatatatacttATTTTACATGTGAGTCACACCATATATGTGTTTTACATGTAAATCTTATCAATAGAGTGTATACATTCAACCAATCTACGCATGCCACATAATATATAAAATCATGGTAGGACCTACTTAAAATAATAGTTCATTAATTTTCTATTGTTGAGCACATTTACAGTTAGATGTGTACAAAAATTTTCTACGTGATAAATTAGGTCTAAATAAGAATTTCTTATCAGTTTTCTCTAGCATTTGAATTAATT harbors:
- the LOC110648585 gene encoding transcription factor bHLH110 isoform X2, with amino-acid sequence MESANLHHQHHQLQGQLVGSSSLTAPSGDGAGSPHAWTQNITLSSGNFNPNCNGVSLNPRQKNEFLIPPLNSSMIQDLGFPWNSNAGCFTNQSAHDLQLVKIKQELSESFPKFTEMLNNPSTVEDSHLSSTSYIKDEEKDMTDLSEKLLLKTISSGFPINGHQFSPAQIYSTAHDCSNLGNSIPRRGNFSQIYPSINISNLNRSTPSISGSFDMNLQALDLLNSTRFSRSFGEPSHDNLGIYKDSISYGPDRMQMPSCSPSKASSFTTNKISEAKRPSNSLMEPKATQAVTKKSRLESRASCPPFKVRKEKLGDRIAALQQLVAPFGKTDTASVLMEAIGYIKFLQNQVETLSVPYMKSSRNKTSTRTTQAGLTMEEGYPDEPRKDLRSRGLCLVPLSCMSYVTGDGGGEGGGGIWPPPNFGGGT
- the LOC110648585 gene encoding transcription factor bHLH110 isoform X3, coding for MESANLHHQHHQLQGQLVGSSSLTAPSGDGAGSPHAWTQNITFSMIQDLGFPWNSNAGCFTNQSAHDLQLVKIKQELSESFPKFTEMLNNPSTVEDSHLSSTSYIKDEEKDMTDLSEKLLLKTISSGFPINGHQFSPAQIYSTAHDCSNLGNSIPRRGNFSQIYPSINISNLNRSTPSISGSFDMNLQALDLLNSTRFSRSFGEPSHDNLGIYKDSISYGPDRMQMPSCSPSKASSFTTNKISEAKRPSNSLMEPKATQAVTKKSRLESRASCPPFKVRKEKLGDRIAALQQLVAPFGKTDTASVLMEAIGYIKFLQNQVETLSVPYMKSSRNKTSTRTTQAFQGLTMEEGYPDEPRKDLRSRGLCLVPLSCMSYVTGDGGGEGGGGIWPPPNFGGGT
- the LOC110648585 gene encoding transcription factor bHLH110 isoform X1 produces the protein MESANLHHQHHQLQGQLVGSSSLTAPSGDGAGSPHAWTQNITLSSGNFNPNCNGVSLNPRQKNEFLIPPLNSSMIQDLGFPWNSNAGCFTNQSAHDLQLVKIKQELSESFPKFTEMLNNPSTVEDSHLSSTSYIKDEEKDMTDLSEKLLLKTISSGFPINGHQFSPAQIYSTAHDCSNLGNSIPRRGNFSQIYPSINISNLNRSTPSISGSFDMNLQALDLLNSTRFSRSFGEPSHDNLGIYKDSISYGPDRMQMPSCSPSKASSFTTNKISEAKRPSNSLMEPKATQAVTKKSRLESRASCPPFKVRKEKLGDRIAALQQLVAPFGKTDTASVLMEAIGYIKFLQNQVETLSVPYMKSSRNKTSTRTTQAFQGLTMEEGYPDEPRKDLRSRGLCLVPLSCMSYVTGDGGGEGGGGIWPPPNFGGGT